The following are encoded together in the Planococcus antarcticus DSM 14505 genome:
- a CDS encoding RNA degradosome polyphosphate kinase yields MKKKNAELRQPTYYNNRELSWLAFNERVLQEALDKRNPLLERFKFLAIFSSNLDEFFMVRVAGLQDQVKVGFTKPENKAGMTPKQQLNEIAMKTHRLVYLQYETLQNNLLPKLQKEHVEFVKMTDLSADQLVVMEKHFEDHIFPVLTPMAIDAYRPFPMLLNKSINLAVVLEAEVDQVEEGQKIAIVQVPSVLERFVRLDSKKGSHKLILLEDVIGFFIRKLFHGFKVISVSVFRITRNADMTIHEEGARDLLKEIEEELRKRKWGAAVRLEIQQPGFDPAILDYLTDELEVHKKDVYAIEGFLDLTVFFSFYKKMAPIWEHLVFEGKVSQLPVGMKNGKDIFQKVSEQDVFLHHPYESFEPVVQFILEAADDPDVLAIKQTLYRVSGDSPVIKALKRAAENGKQVTVLVELKARFDEENNVQWAKELEKAGCHVIYGMTHLKTHSKITLVVRKKEDKIERFVHLGTGNYNDQTAKIYTDMSLFTSKRQFGIDATNFFNYLSGYTEKPEFNYLSVAPFTIRTDIIDLIDAEIRFQKKQGNGRIVAKMNSLTDKIIIMKLYEASNAGVKVDLIVRGICCLRPGIPGVSENIQVRSIVGSLLEHSRVYFFNDNGKGKIFLSSADMMTRNLNNRIEILFPIIDEDIKEQVKSILELGLADNVKARQQDADGVYHYVPRKNDEPVIDSQMELFRRAYQVAEDEE; encoded by the coding sequence ATGAAAAAAAAGAATGCGGAACTCAGGCAACCTACTTATTACAATAACCGGGAATTGAGCTGGTTGGCTTTTAATGAACGTGTCTTACAAGAAGCCTTGGATAAACGGAACCCTTTGCTGGAACGATTTAAGTTTTTGGCGATTTTTAGTTCCAATCTGGACGAATTTTTCATGGTCCGTGTTGCAGGACTACAAGATCAGGTGAAAGTCGGATTTACGAAACCCGAAAACAAAGCCGGAATGACGCCGAAGCAACAATTAAATGAAATTGCGATGAAGACACACCGATTAGTGTACTTGCAGTACGAGACTTTACAAAATAATTTATTGCCAAAGCTTCAAAAAGAGCATGTGGAATTTGTAAAGATGACGGATTTGAGTGCGGATCAATTGGTTGTAATGGAAAAACATTTTGAGGATCATATCTTTCCTGTGCTGACACCGATGGCAATCGACGCGTATCGGCCTTTTCCGATGCTACTGAATAAAAGCATCAATTTAGCGGTGGTGCTGGAAGCCGAAGTGGACCAGGTGGAAGAAGGACAGAAAATTGCCATCGTCCAGGTGCCTTCCGTGCTAGAGCGGTTTGTTCGTCTGGATTCCAAAAAAGGTAGCCACAAGCTGATTTTATTGGAAGACGTCATCGGGTTCTTTATTCGCAAGCTTTTTCATGGCTTCAAGGTGATTTCGGTGTCTGTGTTCAGGATTACACGCAATGCCGACATGACCATCCATGAAGAAGGAGCGCGTGACTTGCTGAAGGAAATTGAAGAAGAGCTCCGGAAACGAAAATGGGGAGCAGCTGTCCGCCTGGAAATTCAGCAGCCCGGATTTGATCCGGCTATTTTAGATTACTTGACTGATGAATTAGAAGTCCATAAAAAAGATGTCTATGCAATTGAAGGATTTTTGGATTTGACGGTCTTTTTCAGTTTTTATAAAAAAATGGCACCGATCTGGGAGCATTTGGTCTTTGAAGGAAAAGTATCGCAGTTGCCGGTAGGTATGAAGAACGGCAAGGATATCTTCCAAAAAGTCAGTGAGCAGGATGTTTTTCTCCATCATCCATATGAATCGTTTGAGCCAGTTGTCCAATTCATCTTAGAAGCAGCTGATGATCCTGATGTGCTGGCCATCAAACAAACTCTTTACCGTGTCAGCGGCGATTCACCGGTTATCAAGGCCTTGAAAAGAGCAGCAGAAAATGGCAAGCAGGTAACGGTGCTGGTTGAATTGAAGGCCCGTTTTGACGAGGAAAACAATGTTCAATGGGCAAAAGAGTTGGAAAAGGCGGGATGCCATGTGATTTACGGGATGACACACCTGAAGACGCACAGCAAAATCACCTTGGTCGTCCGGAAAAAAGAGGATAAGATTGAACGATTTGTTCATTTGGGCACCGGCAATTACAATGATCAGACGGCCAAAATCTATACAGATATGAGTTTGTTCACTTCTAAAAGGCAGTTTGGAATCGATGCCACCAACTTTTTCAACTATTTGAGCGGCTATACCGAAAAGCCGGAGTTCAATTATTTATCGGTGGCGCCTTTTACAATCCGGACAGATATCATTGACTTGATCGATGCTGAAATCCGTTTCCAGAAAAAGCAGGGCAATGGCCGAATTGTTGCGAAAATGAATTCATTGACGGATAAAATCATTATTATGAAATTGTATGAAGCTTCAAATGCTGGAGTAAAAGTAGATTTAATCGTCAGAGGAATCTGCTGTCTGCGCCCTGGAATTCCAGGGGTCAGTGAAAATATTCAGGTGCGCAGCATCGTCGGTAGCCTGTTGGAGCATAGCCGTGTCTATTTCTTCAATGATAATGGCAAAGGCAAGATTTTTTTGTCTTCGGCGGATATGATGACCCGGAATTTGAACAACCGCATCGAAATCCTGTTTCCTATTATCGATGAAGATATCAAAGAACAAGTCAAGAGCATTTTGGAGCTAGGGCTTGCTGATAATGTCAAAGCCAGGCAACAGGATGCTGACGGGGTGTATCATTACGTACCGCGAAAAAATGATGAGCCGGTAATAGACAGCCAAATGGAACTGTTCCGCAGGGCATACCAAGTAGCAGAAGATGAGGAATGA
- the tmk gene encoding dTMP kinase — protein sequence MSYLINLEGGEGSGKSTVLKMLADELKEKGFSVVCTREPGGIDIAEQIRNVILNRENTAMDARTEALLYAAARRQHLVEKIIPALEAGSIVLCDRYIDSSLAYQGYARGLGMEEIFAINKFAIDDYMPELTLYFDVNPKVGLARIERDTDREINRLDVESMKFHYKVREGYLLLLSQNSERIRLINAENELDIVFADALETIVRFIEERQATADPS from the coding sequence ATGAGTTATTTGATCAATCTGGAAGGCGGAGAAGGATCGGGCAAGTCGACGGTGCTGAAAATGCTGGCAGATGAGCTGAAGGAAAAAGGATTTTCTGTTGTCTGTACGCGGGAGCCGGGTGGCATCGATATTGCCGAACAAATCCGTAATGTAATCTTGAACCGGGAAAACACTGCGATGGATGCACGGACAGAAGCTTTATTGTATGCTGCGGCAAGAAGGCAGCACTTAGTTGAAAAGATCATTCCGGCACTCGAAGCGGGAAGCATCGTCCTGTGCGACCGTTACATCGATTCGAGCCTGGCTTATCAAGGATATGCACGTGGTCTTGGAATGGAAGAGATTTTCGCCATCAATAAATTTGCCATCGATGATTACATGCCGGAACTGACTCTTTATTTCGATGTTAATCCGAAAGTAGGATTGGCTCGGATTGAACGGGATACAGACCGGGAAATCAACCGTTTGGATGTTGAGTCGATGAAGTTTCACTACAAAGTTAGAGAAGGTTATCTTTTGCTGTTGAGTCAGAACTCGGAGCGCATTCGCTTGATTAATGCAGAGAATGAGCTAGATATCGTTTTTGCAGATGCATTGGAAACGATTGTGCGTTTTATAGAAGAACGTCAAGCGACAGCTGATCCTTCTTAG
- a CDS encoding cyclic-di-AMP receptor: MKLVVAVVQDQDSNRLSNALTKNDFRATKLASTGGFLRSGNTTFLIGVEDELIPKLLDLIRENCRSREQMVAPVSPMGGNADSYIPYPVEVEVGGATIFVLPIEQFHHF; the protein is encoded by the coding sequence ATGAAACTCGTAGTAGCAGTTGTACAGGACCAAGACAGTAACCGATTATCCAATGCGTTAACGAAAAATGATTTCCGGGCTACAAAACTTGCCAGTACAGGAGGGTTTTTGCGCTCAGGGAACACGACCTTTTTAATTGGTGTAGAAGATGAACTCATACCGAAATTGTTGGATTTGATTCGTGAAAATTGCCGATCTCGTGAACAGATGGTTGCACCCGTATCACCGATGGGCGGCAATGCCGACTCGTATATTCCCTATCCAGTAGAAGTTGAAGTAGGCGGAGCGACTATTTTTGTTCTGCCGATCGAACAGTTTCATCATTTTTAA